Proteins from a genomic interval of Quercus robur chromosome 9, dhQueRobu3.1, whole genome shotgun sequence:
- the LOC126700781 gene encoding uncharacterized protein LOC126700781, translated as MDAMSHASHRATQSPFLDEIERAQMLRRFSKPPFISYDGKTDPVEHVNHYIQMMSLYNQNDALVCKVFPSSLGPTALRWFNGLRKGSIHNFGELIQEFGVWFMTCSWVLQPVNALLSMKMGAGETLQSYASRYWELYNEIGGGNEKVAASTLRLGLPEDSELQESLTKRPPENMRQLMRHIKEYKRLEDDLEQNKGNAPIVPQY; from the coding sequence ATGGATGCTATGAGCCATGCATCGCACAGAGCGACCCAGTCACCGTTCTTGGATGAGATTGAACGAGCTCAAATGCTGAGGAGATTTAGCAAACCACCATTCATCTCGTACGATGGAAAGACAGATCCCGTTGAGCACGTCAATCATTATATTCAAATGATGTCTCTATACAATCAAAATGATGCGCTTGTGTGTAAAGTATTTCCTTCTAGCCTCGGGCCTACTGCTTTAAGGTGGTTTAATGGGTTAAGGAAGGGATCAATTCATAATTTTGGAGAGCTAATTCAAGAGTTCGGAGTCTGGTTTATGACATGTAGCTGGGTACTCCAGCCAGTGAATGCGTTACTCTCTATGAAGATGGGAGCCGGGGAAACTCTTCAGAGTTATGCTAGTAGGTATTGGGAGTTGTATAATGAGATCGGTGGAGGTAATGAAAAGGTGGCAGCAAGTACTTTAAGGCTGGGTTTGCCTGAAGATTCGGAGTTACAGGAGTCATTAACTAAGAGGCCTCCTGAGAATATGCGACAACTTATGAGACATATTAAGGAGTATAAAAGGCTGGAAGATGATCTGGAGCAAAACAAAGGAAATGCACCTATCGTGCCGCAATACTAG